TTCAAGGACACGGGCAGCATGGTCCTGCATGGTCATTCGTTCGCCCTGTTCGAGCATGGCTGGCCTGATTCTTTAACACGGTTCTGTTGCGGTCAGCCTCAGGGTGCTCACCTCACCCCGCGCCACCCCGTCAGTCGTGCCCGCCCAGCGTGCGGTCCAGGTTGTACGCGGCGCTGATGAGGGACAGGTGGGTGAGGGCCTGCGGGAAGTTGCCGAGCGCCTCGCCGGACATGCCCGTCTGCTCCGCGTACAGCCCCACGTGGTTGGCGTAGCCCAGCATCCGCTCGAAGGTGAGCCGCGCCTCCTCCAGCAAGTCGGGCCTCGCCACGCTGGCGCGCGTCATCGCCTCCACCAGCCAGAAGCTGCAGAGGTTGAAGGTGCCCTCCTTGCCGGCAATCCCGTCCAGCGTCGCGTCCGCGTCGTAGCGGAACACCAGCCCGTCCGACACCAGCCCGCCATGCGCGGACGGGCGGCGAATCTTGTCCAGCGTGGACAGCATCCGCGGGTCCACCGGCGACAGGAAGAACACCAGCGGCATCAGCAGGTTCGCCGCGTCCAATGCCTCGCGCCCATAGGCCTGGATGAAGGCGCCTCGCTTGTCACTCCACCCGTTCGCCATGATGTCCTCGAAGATGGCGTCGCGCACCGCCAGCCACCGCGGCCGGTCCGCCGGGAAGCTGCGCTTGTCCGCCAGCCGGATGGCCCTGTCCAACGCCACCCAGCACATCAGCTTCGAGTACACGAAGTGCCGCCGCCCGCCGCGCACCTCCCAGATGCCCTCGTCCTCCTCCTGCCAGTGGTTGCAGACCCAGTCCACCTCGCGCCGCAGGTGGCACCAGAAGTCATACGAGATGGGCGCCGCGTACTTGTTGGACAGGTACACCGAGTCCATCAGCTCGCCGTAGATGTCGAGCTGGAGCTGGTGCGCCGCCGCGTTGCCGATGCGCACCGGCTGCGCCCCGCCGTAGCCGGACAGGTGCGCCAGCTCCACCTCCGCCGGCACCGGGCTGCCATCCAGCGAGAACATCAGCGGCAGCGGCCCGTCACCATGCTCCGCGCAGCGCTTCTCCACCCAGCGCATGAAGGCCGCCGCCTCCTCCTTGAAGCCGATGCGCATGAACGCATAGACGGTGAAGGCCGCGTCCCGCAGCCAGCAGAAGCGGTAGTCCCAGTTGCGGGTGCCACCGGGTGACTCGGGCAGGCTCGCCGTGGGCGCCGCGACGATGGCCCCCGACGGCGCGAAGGTCATCAGCTTCAGCGCCAGCGCCGAGCGCTCCACCGTCTCGCGCCAGCGCCCCTTGTACTGGCAGCGCGACAGCCAGTGCCGCCAGTAGTCCACCGTGTCGCGGAACAGCGCCTCCGCGGACTCGTGGCTGTGCACCAGGTCCTGGCAGGACACGCGCGCGCCCTGGCGCAGGGAGAAGATGGCGGACTGGTTCTCATGCAGCGTGAAGCGCGCGGTGACGCCCCGCCCCTCCTTCTTCAAGGGCATGGACGACACCAGCGTCAGCTCCAGCGACCTCGACGCGAAGGCGGCCCCGCCGTGGATGAGCAGCGTCTCGTGCGGGTCGCGCGCGTAGTTGAAGGCCGGGAAGCACTCCATCTGGAACCGCATCTCCCCGCGCACCACGCGTACGCGCCGCAGCACGTCGCGCTCGGCCCGCTTCCCGTCGCGGGACATGGGCATGAAGTCGATGATTTCTCCCACGCCGTCCGGCGTGTAGAAGCGCGTCACCAGCACGTTGGTCTGCGGCCAGTAGAACTGTTTCTTCATCACCCCGTCGGGCTCGGGGCAGATGCGCCAGTGGCCTCCCTTGTCCGGGTCCAGCAGCGCGGCGAAGACGCTCGGGCTGTCGAAGTGGGGGAGGCACAGCCAGTCAATCGTCCCCTCGTTGCCCACCAGCGCCACCGTGCGCAGGTCGCCGATGATGCCGTGGTCCTCGATGGGCACCGAGCGGCCCGCCACACTGCCCACGCTGCTCGTCCCCGACATGCGCTCTCCTGGACCGCGCGGCTTCACTTCTTGCTGAAGGTGATGACGTGCTTGATGCCGCCGCTCCCCTTCTTGCCCGTCACCACGTCGGAAAATGCTTCGGGCGGGTGGCGCGCGGTGATGAGCCGCTCCAGCCCGCCCGGCCAGCGGGCATGGAAGCGCGCCAGGTCCTCCAGCGCCGCGCTGAAGTCCGAGTCCGCCGCGTTCACCGTCCCCACCACCAGTTGGTTCTCCAGCACCAGCTGCTTCAAGAGCTCCGCGCCATCCAGCTGCAGCGGCTCGGGGTGCGACGGCACTCCGGTGAAGACGAAGACGCCATTGGCGGCCAGCGCCTTCAGGGTGTCGAAGGCCGCCCTCGCCACGCCGGTGGCCTCATAGACGACGTCCGGAGCGCCCACCCGGCGGACGAGCTCTTCGGGGGAGACCTCCTTGGAGGAGAGGTAGGGAGCGCCCACCGCCTCGGCGGCGTCGGCCTTCGCGTTGGGCTTGGGGCTGCGCGAGTACATGGTGGTGGCGTACCCCCGGCGCAACAGCGCCATGGCGCCCAGCTGCCCCACCGGCCCCGCCCCCAGCACCACCGCGCGGCCCGGGGCGGGCTTCCACGGCAGCCGCTCCTGGATGCGCTCCACCTCGCGCAGGGCCTTCTCCGCAATCGTCAGGGGCTCGGTGAGCACCGCCACCTCGCGCAGCTCCGGCGAGACGCGGTGCAGGTACGCCACGTCCTCCACGAAGAGCTCCGCGCAGAAGCCGTGCGCTTCCTTGATGCCCCGCTCCGTGTAGTCGCCGGTGATGCAGAAGTCCGGGTGCCCGTGGCGGCACGCGGGGCAGGTGGCATGCGGGCACGGCCGGCGCACGCGCGGCACCACCAGGTCTCCGCGCTGGAGGCCCTGCACGGCCTCGCCCACCTCCACCACCTCGCCCAGGCACTCGTGGCCGAGGATGAGGGAGTCCGAGCCCCGCGGCGGCGTGCCGTAGGTGAACTGGGCGATGTCCTTGTCCGTGCCGCACACGCCCACCTCGAGCGTGCGCACCTTCACCTGGGTGGGTGACTGGAGCCGGGGCTCGGGGACATCGGTGAGGACGCGCACCTCACGCTGCTTCGGGAACACGG
This DNA window, taken from Pyxidicoccus xibeiensis, encodes the following:
- a CDS encoding glycoside hydrolase family 15 protein; amino-acid sequence: MSGTSSVGSVAGRSVPIEDHGIIGDLRTVALVGNEGTIDWLCLPHFDSPSVFAALLDPDKGGHWRICPEPDGVMKKQFYWPQTNVLVTRFYTPDGVGEIIDFMPMSRDGKRAERDVLRRVRVVRGEMRFQMECFPAFNYARDPHETLLIHGGAAFASRSLELTLVSSMPLKKEGRGVTARFTLHENQSAIFSLRQGARVSCQDLVHSHESAEALFRDTVDYWRHWLSRCQYKGRWRETVERSALALKLMTFAPSGAIVAAPTASLPESPGGTRNWDYRFCWLRDAAFTVYAFMRIGFKEEAAAFMRWVEKRCAEHGDGPLPLMFSLDGSPVPAEVELAHLSGYGGAQPVRIGNAAAHQLQLDIYGELMDSVYLSNKYAAPISYDFWCHLRREVDWVCNHWQEEDEGIWEVRGGRRHFVYSKLMCWVALDRAIRLADKRSFPADRPRWLAVRDAIFEDIMANGWSDKRGAFIQAYGREALDAANLLMPLVFFLSPVDPRMLSTLDKIRRPSAHGGLVSDGLVFRYDADATLDGIAGKEGTFNLCSFWLVEAMTRASVARPDLLEEARLTFERMLGYANHVGLYAEQTGMSGEALGNFPQALTHLSLISAAYNLDRTLGGHD
- a CDS encoding glucose 1-dehydrogenase, whose translation is MKAVAVFPKQREVRVLTDVPEPRLQSPTQVKVRTLEVGVCGTDKDIAQFTYGTPPRGSDSLILGHECLGEVVEVGEAVQGLQRGDLVVPRVRRPCPHATCPACRHGHPDFCITGDYTERGIKEAHGFCAELFVEDVAYLHRVSPELREVAVLTEPLTIAEKALREVERIQERLPWKPAPGRAVVLGAGPVGQLGAMALLRRGYATTMYSRSPKPNAKADAAEAVGAPYLSSKEVSPEELVRRVGAPDVVYEATGVARAAFDTLKALAANGVFVFTGVPSHPEPLQLDGAELLKQLVLENQLVVGTVNAADSDFSAALEDLARFHARWPGGLERLITARHPPEAFSDVVTGKKGSGGIKHVITFSKK